Proteins co-encoded in one Kutzneria chonburiensis genomic window:
- a CDS encoding ABC transporter ATP-binding protein has protein sequence MSKTYPPPTAVIDPDPSRSWLRRAWPLVKAHRLMFGTALASSALSLLVSVQVPTLIQDALDNSITSHKVPLADYMWWLVGLTAVMLVAGFFARQLLFRTAYKIEYDLRNLMYEHLTGLSFPFYDRVQTGQLISRANSDIRSVQMYLAFAPFMLVQCGIAVVAFGYMLAISVPLAILSMLPMPLVFVTSRQMQRSMFPVSWLIQSRLADVATVVDENVNGVRVVKSFAAERRQLSLLQKAAVKVRWAYVKDTDLRARWTPAAQNLPRVGMAIVLLYGGYLAIQGGLGVGAILAFNSYLLMLQIPFTMLGMLIMMGQRASASAKRLYEVLDEKPEIVDSATAVDLEDVRGDVEFHGVRFGYADGPDVLDNFSLRMDSGETVALVGRTGSGKSTVARLLPRFYDVREGSVTVDGHDVRDVTLHSLRDTVGIVLDEPFLFSASVRDNIAYGRPDADITDIERVARLAGAHEFIMELSEGYDTVIGERGYTLSGGQRQRIAIARTLLVNPPVLVLDDATSAIDVQVEQEIHAGLRTLFAGRTTLIIAHRLSTISLADRVVLLDGGEIVADGTHAELLESTPLYAEVLAQANVEELGVWRDDVSRRWGRRTDVRRRAGRRVGAAVRRRAVGDAGRRGQTAAHRARAPGARGRLRPRAARSRRLPAEPAAVGPAVLGHVAAGGRAGCR, from the coding sequence GTGAGCAAGACCTATCCGCCACCGACGGCGGTGATCGATCCCGACCCGAGCCGGTCGTGGCTGCGCCGGGCCTGGCCGCTGGTCAAGGCGCACCGGCTGATGTTCGGCACGGCGCTGGCCTCGTCGGCGCTGAGCCTGCTGGTGTCGGTGCAGGTCCCGACGCTGATCCAGGACGCGCTGGACAACTCGATCACCAGCCACAAGGTGCCGCTGGCCGACTACATGTGGTGGCTGGTCGGGCTGACCGCGGTCATGCTGGTCGCCGGCTTCTTCGCCCGCCAGCTGCTGTTCCGCACCGCGTACAAGATCGAGTACGACCTGCGCAACCTGATGTACGAACACCTGACCGGCCTGTCCTTCCCGTTCTACGACCGGGTGCAGACCGGGCAGCTGATCTCACGGGCCAACTCCGACATCCGGTCGGTGCAGATGTACCTGGCGTTCGCGCCGTTCATGCTGGTGCAGTGCGGCATCGCCGTGGTCGCCTTCGGCTACATGCTGGCGATCAGCGTGCCGCTGGCCATCCTTTCCATGCTGCCGATGCCGCTGGTCTTCGTCACCTCGCGGCAGATGCAGCGCTCCATGTTCCCGGTGTCGTGGCTGATCCAGTCCCGGCTGGCCGACGTGGCCACCGTGGTCGACGAGAACGTCAACGGCGTGCGTGTGGTCAAGTCGTTCGCGGCCGAACGGCGTCAGCTGTCGCTGCTCCAGAAGGCCGCGGTCAAGGTGCGCTGGGCCTACGTGAAGGACACCGACCTGCGGGCCCGGTGGACGCCCGCGGCGCAGAACCTGCCGCGGGTCGGCATGGCGATCGTGTTGCTGTACGGCGGATACCTGGCCATCCAGGGCGGTCTCGGCGTCGGCGCGATCCTGGCCTTCAACTCGTACCTGCTGATGTTGCAGATCCCGTTCACCATGCTCGGGATGCTGATCATGATGGGGCAGCGGGCGTCGGCCTCGGCCAAGCGCCTGTACGAGGTGCTGGACGAGAAGCCGGAGATCGTCGACTCCGCCACGGCCGTCGACCTCGAGGACGTTCGCGGCGATGTCGAGTTCCACGGCGTCCGCTTCGGTTACGCCGACGGGCCCGATGTGCTGGACAACTTCTCGCTCCGTATGGACAGCGGCGAAACCGTTGCCCTGGTTGGGCGTACGGGCAGCGGAAAGTCCACAGTGGCCCGTCTGCTGCCGCGTTTCTACGACGTGCGCGAGGGTTCCGTGACCGTGGACGGGCATGACGTGCGCGATGTGACCCTGCACAGCCTGCGGGACACGGTCGGCATCGTGCTGGACGAGCCGTTCCTGTTCTCGGCCTCGGTGCGGGACAACATCGCTTACGGGCGGCCGGATGCCGACATCACCGACATCGAGCGGGTAGCCCGGCTGGCCGGCGCGCACGAGTTCATCATGGAGCTGTCCGAGGGCTACGACACCGTGATCGGCGAGCGCGGCTACACGCTGTCCGGCGGGCAGCGGCAGCGCATCGCCATCGCCCGAACCCTGCTGGTGAACCCGCCCGTGCTGGTCCTCGACGACGCCACCAGCGCCATCGACGTCCAGGTGGAGCAGGAGATCCACGCCGGGCTGCGCACGCTGTTCGCCGGCCGGACCACGCTGATCATCGCCCACCGGCTGTCCACGATCAGCCTGGCCGATCGGGTGGTGCTGCTGGACGGCGGGGAGATCGTCGCCGACGGCACCCACGCCGAGCTGTTGGAGAGCACGCCGTTGTACGCGGAAGTGTTGGCGCAGGCCAATGTCGAGGAGTTGGGGGTGTGGCGCGATGACGTTTCCCGGAGGTGGGGGCGGCGGACAGATGTTCGGCGCCGCGCGGGCCGGCGCGTCGGGGCTGCCGTTCGCCGGCGTGCCGTCGGAGATGCAGGCCGGCGTGGACAAACTGCTGCGCACCGAGCCCGAGCACCCGGAGCCCGAGGTCGTCTTCGACCACGGGCGGCCCGATCCCGACGGCTCCCGGCTGAGCCTGCGGCGGTTGGTCCGGCCGTACTGGGCCATGTCGCTGCTGGCGGGCGTGCTGGTTGTCGTTGA
- a CDS encoding ABC transporter ATP-binding protein: MSLLAGVLVVVEALTLQAGPKLTQLGIDNGIIAKNYSVLVLVAAVYLASLLVTGLAQAARVKVTGRIAAWVMNDLRVRVFTQLQRLSLDFYTGEKAGVIMTRMTSDIENLQQLLQDGLVQFAIQGLTMVVVTAVLFTFDVRLALITVVLVVPILTVLSLWFHRASSKGYVRVRDNIANVLADLSESLQGVRIVTAHNRQRHNTEHHRRVTGEYYDTNVQTGRINSIYGPGTQVVGVAGQLALLAIGAGMVADGELTIGELVAFLLYLGAFFQPIQQLVQLYNMYQQGQSSIVKLRSLLGTKPDVVESSDAVDLPPVQGEITFDDVTFGYLPDRPVISGVSLDIRAGETVAFVGPTGAGKSTLAKLVTRFYDPTAGRVLIDGHDLRDVHIESLRRQLGVVPQEPFLFAGPLRDNIRFASPDATDDEVWAALRAVGLVEVVERMPQGLDTIVQERGQSLSSGERQLVALARAFLAQPRVLVLDEATSNLDLQSETKIEDALDVLLEQRTAILIAHRLSTAMKADRIVVVDEGRIIESGSHDQLVAAGGKYTQMYATWTSQTADVH; the protein is encoded by the coding sequence ATGTCGCTGCTGGCGGGCGTGCTGGTTGTCGTTGAGGCGCTGACGTTGCAGGCCGGCCCCAAGCTGACCCAGCTCGGCATCGACAACGGCATCATCGCCAAGAACTACAGCGTGCTGGTGCTCGTCGCCGCGGTGTACCTGGCCAGCCTGCTGGTCACCGGCCTCGCGCAGGCCGCCCGGGTCAAGGTCACCGGGCGGATCGCGGCGTGGGTGATGAACGACCTGCGGGTGCGGGTTTTCACTCAGCTGCAACGGCTTTCGCTGGACTTCTACACCGGCGAGAAGGCCGGCGTGATCATGACCCGGATGACCAGCGACATCGAGAACCTGCAACAGCTGTTGCAGGACGGGCTGGTCCAGTTCGCCATCCAGGGCCTGACCATGGTCGTGGTCACGGCCGTGCTGTTCACGTTCGACGTGCGGCTGGCGCTGATCACCGTGGTGCTGGTGGTGCCGATCCTGACCGTGCTGTCGCTGTGGTTCCACCGGGCGTCGAGCAAGGGCTACGTGCGGGTGCGGGACAACATCGCCAACGTGCTGGCCGACCTTTCCGAGAGCCTGCAAGGTGTTCGCATCGTCACCGCGCACAACCGGCAGCGGCACAACACCGAGCACCACCGGCGGGTCACCGGGGAGTACTACGACACCAACGTGCAGACCGGGCGGATCAACTCGATCTACGGCCCCGGCACCCAGGTCGTCGGCGTGGCCGGGCAGCTGGCCCTGCTGGCCATCGGCGCCGGCATGGTGGCCGACGGCGAGTTGACCATCGGCGAGCTGGTGGCCTTCCTGCTCTACCTCGGCGCGTTCTTCCAGCCCATCCAGCAGCTGGTGCAGCTGTACAACATGTACCAGCAGGGGCAGTCGTCCATCGTCAAGCTCCGGTCGCTGCTGGGCACCAAGCCGGACGTGGTGGAGTCTTCCGATGCCGTTGATCTCCCGCCGGTCCAGGGCGAGATCACCTTCGACGACGTCACCTTCGGCTATCTCCCCGACCGTCCGGTGATTTCCGGTGTGTCCCTGGACATCCGGGCCGGCGAGACGGTGGCCTTCGTCGGTCCCACCGGCGCCGGCAAGTCCACCCTGGCCAAGCTGGTGACCCGGTTCTACGACCCGACGGCCGGCCGGGTGCTCATCGACGGGCACGATCTCCGCGACGTCCACATCGAGTCGCTGCGCCGGCAGCTCGGCGTCGTTCCCCAGGAGCCCTTCCTGTTCGCCGGGCCGTTGCGGGACAACATCCGCTTCGCCTCCCCCGACGCCACCGACGACGAGGTGTGGGCCGCGCTGCGGGCCGTCGGTCTCGTCGAGGTCGTCGAGCGGATGCCGCAGGGTCTGGACACCATCGTCCAGGAGCGGGGCCAGTCCCTGTCCTCCGGCGAGCGCCAGCTGGTCGCTCTGGCCCGGGCTTTCCTGGCCCAGCCCCGGGTTCTCGTGCTGGACGAGGCAACCTCCAATTTGGACCTCCAGTCCGAGACCAAGATCGAGGACGCCTTGGACGTCCTGCTGGAGCAGCGGACCGCCATCCTCATCGCGCACCGCCTGTCCACCGCGATGAAGGCCGACCGCATCGTCGTGGTCGACGAGGGCCGGATCATCGAGTCCGGCTCCCACGACCAGCTCGTCGC